A part of Desulfotomaculum nigrificans DSM 574 genomic DNA contains:
- a CDS encoding AAA family ATPase has product METAKGKWGINVESLPDFWVDPEKLSIIQDLMFSGINVMLTGDPGTGKTELTKRLAQAHGLPFHRVNVGAIRTPRDWFGHWEFIGGQTVFIQSEFVDAIQRPGIVALDEFNRVTPDIHNSIYTILDHNREVFIEETKQYITVHPRCIFIATENRGRSHTGTFMEDTAVEDRFETIQLELPPVEVMAGLLEEVYGASRDQALLLARITHKLNSLYHEESLSRPTGFRPAISATALIKRGQPLKTALKYTFVNRFSPEGGVDSEQTTVLQVIQAYLK; this is encoded by the coding sequence ATGGAGACAGCAAAGGGTAAATGGGGCATTAACGTTGAAAGTTTGCCGGATTTCTGGGTAGATCCGGAGAAGTTATCAATTATACAGGACTTAATGTTTTCAGGCATAAATGTGATGTTAACCGGGGATCCCGGTACCGGTAAAACCGAACTGACCAAAAGGTTGGCCCAGGCCCACGGGTTACCCTTCCATAGAGTTAACGTTGGTGCCATCCGTACCCCCAGGGATTGGTTTGGCCACTGGGAATTCATCGGCGGCCAAACGGTATTTATTCAATCGGAATTTGTAGACGCCATCCAACGGCCTGGTATTGTGGCCCTGGACGAGTTTAACCGGGTTACCCCGGACATCCACAACTCTATTTATACAATATTGGACCATAACCGGGAAGTGTTTATTGAAGAAACCAAGCAGTACATTACCGTTCACCCCCGGTGCATCTTTATTGCCACCGAAAACCGCGGTCGCAGCCATACCGGGACGTTCATGGAGGATACCGCAGTGGAAGACCGCTTTGAAACCATACAACTGGAGCTGCCTCCGGTGGAAGTGATGGCTGGGCTGCTGGAAGAGGTATACGGCGCCAGCCGTGATCAGGCTCTGCTGCTGGCCAGAATTACCCATAAGTTAAACAGCCTGTATCATGAGGAAAGCTTAAGCCGGCCCACCGGTTTCCGCCCGGCCATTTCCGCCACCGCCCTGATTAAGCGCGGCCAACCCCTGAAGACAGCCCTTAAATATACCTTTGTTAACCGCTTCTCCCCGGAGGGCGGGGTGGACAGCGAGCAAACCACCGTGCTGCAGGTAATCCAGGCTTATTTAAAATAA
- a CDS encoding vWA domain-containing protein yields MQSQTDAWKYKSLSDFWLTGRGLDSNKSSASHNYALFSHKLLSAEDIDAQAMAMTAILGAVARVVDIVHGRNKFTVNFSSKDVRTDFAAKQIALSAEPLMDPPPGFLMADIVDVLTGMALHEAAHAQFSSPEYYTEMPGNPFMAVIRNVVEDTYVEHLTSLYYPGYAGYFWKYRRYEFDLEPSKWAHKPSQDLMENELNLRTTEFLLAMRSTRDYKSKIPRVNHVADMLKQIIYIDNPGRLEKLNTRSVTKKIYDELFGNLIQHDIAYSLPSSLLDYNNRGKHQADPADTSSRDKTNIPSDLQNLIQNMRQEQLQVANMSELMEAGLDPDYPPPPPPMVVFRRPVIDDGAAERYDKARQAVKPFVIRLRNRLSWANTRQVINQYNLPSGELDEDALYQAAYSNRLFKRSEIIETRTRNLDIVLLIDSSASMVYPAGEGISRVELARNLAALFVEALEPVDSVKTWVFGFNLKGAVNLMELYSPHLTNKARIGMSVAEGTTPEGSALKYAALRLMSEGRRFVPKVLIVIADGNPNPGPETKLVKEQVRKMKALGCKTINISVGDRPGEEYGYEYSIPWTDYNTVIIEFGRLLKKLVEEREN; encoded by the coding sequence ATGCAATCCCAAACTGACGCATGGAAATATAAAAGCCTTTCTGACTTTTGGCTAACGGGCCGAGGGTTGGACAGTAATAAAAGTTCCGCCAGCCATAATTACGCCTTATTTAGCCATAAACTGCTGTCCGCCGAAGATATTGATGCCCAGGCCATGGCCATGACGGCAATTCTGGGGGCGGTGGCCAGGGTAGTGGATATTGTTCACGGACGCAATAAATTTACCGTTAATTTTAGCTCCAAAGATGTACGGACAGACTTTGCCGCCAAGCAAATTGCCCTCAGTGCGGAACCTTTGATGGACCCGCCGCCGGGTTTTCTAATGGCCGACATTGTGGATGTGCTAACCGGTATGGCTTTGCATGAGGCAGCCCATGCCCAGTTTAGTTCACCGGAATACTACACTGAGATGCCCGGTAACCCCTTCATGGCGGTTATTCGTAATGTGGTAGAGGATACCTATGTAGAACATTTAACCTCTTTGTATTATCCGGGCTATGCCGGCTACTTTTGGAAGTACCGCCGTTACGAATTTGATCTGGAGCCTTCCAAGTGGGCCCATAAGCCAAGTCAAGACCTGATGGAAAATGAGTTAAACTTACGGACCACAGAGTTCCTGCTGGCCATGCGTTCAACCCGTGATTACAAATCCAAAATTCCTCGGGTTAATCATGTGGCCGATATGTTAAAACAAATTATTTATATTGACAACCCGGGCCGCTTGGAAAAATTAAATACCCGCAGCGTCACTAAAAAGATCTATGATGAATTATTTGGCAACTTGATTCAACATGATATTGCCTACTCGCTGCCCAGTTCGTTACTGGACTATAACAACCGGGGCAAACACCAGGCGGATCCGGCTGACACCAGTTCCCGTGACAAAACTAACATTCCCAGTGATTTACAAAATCTGATCCAAAATATGCGTCAGGAGCAACTGCAGGTGGCCAACATGAGCGAACTGATGGAAGCAGGATTGGACCCGGATTATCCGCCACCGCCACCGCCAATGGTGGTCTTCCGCCGGCCGGTGATCGATGACGGCGCTGCGGAGCGGTATGACAAAGCCCGCCAAGCGGTGAAGCCCTTTGTCATTCGCCTGCGAAACCGCTTGAGTTGGGCCAACACCCGCCAGGTCATTAATCAATATAACCTACCCAGCGGTGAGTTGGATGAAGATGCGCTGTACCAGGCCGCTTACTCCAATAGATTATTTAAACGCTCGGAAATTATTGAAACCCGTACCCGAAATTTAGATATTGTTCTTTTAATTGACAGCAGTGCGTCAATGGTTTACCCGGCGGGGGAAGGGATATCCCGGGTAGAGCTGGCCCGTAACCTGGCGGCTTTGTTTGTGGAAGCCCTGGAGCCGGTGGACTCGGTCAAAACCTGGGTCTTTGGCTTTAATCTTAAGGGAGCAGTAAACCTGATGGAATTATATTCCCCCCACCTGACCAATAAGGCCCGCATTGGGATGTCCGTGGCCGAAGGTACCACCCCCGAGGGCAGTGCTTTAAAATATGCTGCCTTAAGACTAATGTCCGAGGGTCGGCGTTTCGTGCCAAAGGTGCTGATTGTAATTGCTGATGGCAATCCCAATCCCGGACCGGAGACTAAATTGGTTAAGGAACAGGTGCGCAAGATGAAAGCCCTGGGCTGTAAGACCATAAATATTTCCGTAGGAGACCGACCGGGTGAAGAATATGGTTATGAATACAGCATCCCCTGGACGGATTACAACACGGTGATTATTGAATTTGGCCGGTTGCTAAAGAAACTGGTGGAGGAAAGAGAGAATTAG